A genomic segment from Glycine soja cultivar W05 chromosome 18, ASM419377v2, whole genome shotgun sequence encodes:
- the LOC114396594 gene encoding protein VACUOLELESS1-like: MANVSVAAEWQLLYNRYYRKPELYPMPWKHVDLARTKVAAAPFGGPIAVIRDDSKIVQLHAESALRKLRLFSSSGRPLADAVWRHPGGRLVGMSWTDDQTLLCVVQDGTVYRYDVHANLIEPNLSLGKECFEDNVADCVFWGNGLVCITEANQLFCIADFRNPSAVKLADPEIEEMPHCMAVIEPQYTVSGNVEVLLGVDDAVVLAVEEDGVQRLGEGVLRGPLQKMVVSRDGKWLASFTHDGRLLVTTSDLTGVIIERECESALPPQQIAWCGMDAVLLYWDDMLLMMSPEGEPVHYLFDEPIILIPECDGVRILSNTRMEFLQRVPDSTVSIFTIGSTSPAALLYDALDHFDRRSAKADENLRLIRSSLPEAVEACVDAAGHEFDLSRQQTLLRAASYGQAFCSNFQRDRIQEMCKILRVLNAVRSPEIGVPLSIQQYKLLTPSVLIGRLINAHQHLLALKISEYLGMNQEVVIMHWACSKITASLAIPDATLLEILLDKLKLCKGISYAAVAAHADKNGRRKLSALLVEHEPRSSKQVPLLLSIGEEDIALMKATECGDTDLVYLVLFHIWQKRQPLEFFGTIQARPLARDLFITYARFYKHEFLKDFFLSTGQLQDVAFLLWKESWELGKNPMASKGSPLHGPRIKLIEKAHGLFAETKEHTFESKAAEEHAKLLRIQHELEVTTKQAIFVDSSISDTIRTCIVLGNHRAAMKVKTEFKVSEKRWYWLKVFALATIKDWVALEKFSKEKKPPIGYRPFVEACIEADEKGEAIKYIPKLADPRERAESYARIGMAKEAADAASQAKDGELLGRLKLTFAQNAAASSIFDTLRDRLSFQGA; this comes from the exons ATGGCGAACGTGTCCGTCGCGGCGGAGTGGCAGCTCCTCTACAACCGCTACTACCGCAAGCCGGAGCTCTACCCTATGCCGTGGAAGCACGTGGACCTCGCCCGCACCAAGGTCGCCGCCGCGCCCTTCGGCGGCCCCATCGCCGTCATCCGCGACGACTCCAAGATCGTGCAGCTCCACGCTGAGTCCGCCCTCCGTAAGCTCCGCCTCTTCTCCTCCTCGGGGCGCCCCCTCGCCGACGCCGTCTGGCGCCACCCCGGCGGCCGCCTCGTCGGAATGTCCTGGACCGACGACCAGACTCTCCTATGCGTCGTCCAGGACGGCACCGTCTACCGCTATGACGTCCACGCCAACCTAATCGAACCGAACCTCTCCCTCGGGAAAGAGTGCTTTGAAGATAACGTTGCGGATTGCGTGTTTTGGGGGAACGGTTTGGTTTGCATCACCGAGGCGAATCAGTTGTTCTGTATTGCCGATTTCAGGAACCCTAGCGCGGTGAAGCTCGCGGATCCCGAGATCGAGGAAATGCCGCATTGTATGGCCGTGATTGAGCCGCAGTACACGGTATCCGGGAATGTTGAGGTTTTGCTCGGCGTGGATGATGCTGTGGTGCTTGCTGTGGAGGAAGATGGCGTGCAGAGGCTCGGGGAGGGAGTGCTGAGGGGGCCGCTGCAGAAGATGGTGGTTTCGCGCGACGGCAAGTGGCTCGCGTCGTTTACTCACGACGGGAGGCTCTTGGTGACGACTTCGGACTTGACTGGAGTTATCATCGAGAGGGAGTGTGAG TCAGCTCTTCCTCCGCAGCAGATTGCTTGGTGTGGAATGGATGCTGTGCTGCTGTACTGGGATGATATGCTTTTAATGATGAGTCCTGAGGGAGAGCCAGTTCACTACCTTTTTGATGAACCAATAATTCTTATACCTGAGTGTGATGGAGTAAGGATATTGTCCAATACTAGAATGGAATTTCTACAGCGGGTGCCTGATTCCACCGTTTCAATCTTCACAATTGGAAGTACATCACCTGCTGCTTTACTATATGATGCCTTGGATCATTTTGATAGACGAAGTGCCAAG GCAGATGAAAATTTGAGATTGATAAGATCATCCCTTCCTGAGGCTGTTGAAGCATGTGTTGATGCTGCAGGTCATGAATTTGATCTTTCACGCCAGCAAACTCTCCTAAGGGCAGCCAGTTATGGGCAAGCCTTTTGTAG CAATTTTCAACGTGATCGTATCCAAGAGATGTGTAAAATTCTGCGGGTCTTGAATGCAGTGCGCAGCCCTGAGATTGGCGTTCCTCTTAGTATTCAGCAATACAAG TTGCTTACACCATCTGTTCTGATTGGTCGCCTGATTAATGCTCACCAACATCTGCTTGCACTGAAAATATCAGAATATCTTGGAATGAATCAA GAGGTGGTGATAATGCACTGGGCATGTTCAAAGATAACTGCTTCACTGGCAATTCCTGATGCGACTCTTCTGGAGATTCTGCTGGATAAG TTAAAACTGTGCAAAGGCATATCCTATGCAGCAGTTGCTGCTCATGCAGACAAAAATGGCCGACGAAAGTTATCTGCCTTGCTTGTTGAACATGAGCCTCGTTCATCGAAACAG GTTCCTCTCCTGTTAAGCATTGGAGAAGAAGATATAGCCTTGATGAAGGCAACCGAATGTGGTGATACAGATCTTGTTTACCTTGTACTTTTTCATATTTGGCAAAAG AGGCAGCCATTGGAGTTCTTTGGCACCATACAGGCCAGACCATTGGCACGGGACTTATTTATAACTTATGCACG gttTTATAAACATGAATTTTTGAAGGACTTCTTCTTATCAACTGGGCAACTGCAA GATGTGGCATTTCTTCTGTGGAAAGAATCCTGGGAACTTGGGAAAAACCCCATGGCAAGCAAAGGATCTCCACTTCATGGTCCTCGAATAAAACTTATTGAGAAGGCACATGGTCTTTTTGCTGAAACCAAGGAGCATACCTTTGAATCAAAGGCAGCTGAAGAGCATGCAAAACTTTTAAG AATTCAGCACGAACTTGAAGTGACTACAAAGCAGGCTATTTTTGTGGATTCTAGTATAAGTGATACAATCCGTACTTGTATTGTCTTGGGAAATCATCGAGCTGCAATGAAAGTGAAAACAGAATTTAAG GTGTCTGAGAAGAGATGGTATTGGCTTAAAGTTTTTGCCTTAGCAACAATCAAGGATTGGGTTGCCTTAGAGAAATTTTCAAAGGAGAAGAAACCTCCAATTG GTTATAGACCATTTGTTGAGGCATGCATTGAAGCGGATGAAAAGGGAGAAGCTATTAAATATATCCCAAAACTTGCAGACCCTCGAGAAAGAGCTGAG TCATATGCTCGAATTGGTATGGCCAAGGAAGCTGCCGATGCTGCTTCACAGGCAAAAGATGGTGAATTACTTGGTCGGTTGAAATTGACATTTGCACAAAATGCAGCAGCTTCATCAATATTTGATACTCTTCGAGATCGGTTGTCTTTCCAAGgtgcttaa